Proteins encoded within one genomic window of Onychostoma macrolepis isolate SWU-2019 chromosome 11, ASM1243209v1, whole genome shotgun sequence:
- the LOC131549315 gene encoding fer-1-like protein 4, with amino-acid sequence MIGRSLLKTDDENGDEDDDNDYDDDYDFADIECANVTFTPILSRCRAIAKHELAVTPKVKSFQVNVNVIEAQKLVGVNINPAVYVTVGDEKKHTATQKSTNCPFYNEVVHKKILAFLMTRIGTFKIDISTVYQQPDHRFYQKWAPLTDPKDTRSGIKGYVKCTVSVVMKGDPMGMVSLAPAGSQNDDIEKNLLLPKRMPSERPWAKFVLKIFRAEGLPSMNSGFMGKIMRDKKVFLDPYVQVTFAGQLGETSVDSNTNAPEWNEQISFIEQFPPLARRIKIQILDDANIGDVAVATHFLDLLQISNPNRNGFNPTFGPTWVNLYGSPQNSTLRDIHRDLNEGLSEGIFYRGRILLSLSVEVYSSPTVVVTESKANANVKSKTSRLTLKRKSRRSKEKTAGKEATQRPSGLAEESEDVGTEVPAAVTVEVEDVHPLPENFTGEKDEFLLFASFFEVTMIDPSIGSKPVTFELSIGNYGKTADVVVKSRKSGSQENLAEDKQPLLESDDELERDELLNPGPQDKSVTPPRRPQPTEYDRSFSCIPLFREKPCVFVWSYFEDHTFRFHNSNWLSKMADRMEYGIDEVEMLLKRSKIKAKERFVDVVLEFFSTCKQYCSNLDRKRNARQNILDKCRVGLIKRNIALLAKQALRVRKRVTRNTVKDRQADLKNIAKRLRFLAIEPQSTLPDVFLWMLSGGRRVAYTRIPAPSVLFSLVEEEKGKDCGKITAVYMKTPGGPVGEIFAKLEVYMWLGITKYAKNCVTNLPAEFRPIYEEATSGASIPRNMPPTKLAVEDSRYFQLRAHIYQARGIIAADDNGLSDPFAKVVFSTQCQVTRVMEETLSPTWCELLLYDQVLMEGSKDEYREDPPVVIINIYDYNKLGSPQALGRAFAKPELKFVEEPYKKPQLQFFEITKGKSKAGEILAALELIELDYSSFGEPSLPLDVDPKEPQYMEEECYYIIPEGVRPVLRKYRIEVLYWGLRDLKRVNLFEVERPQVRIECAGHMIESEEIQSYKLNPNFNDVVKHFDVELPELVYLHPPLTIFIMEQRAFGRLVLVGTHLVQNLVQFGPRDQEEWKDEEEEPEEKKPPQKTTPLTTVITMDLSRLPLKHSKIPVNPFNLVKSPIKKAIKKEEELEEEQPEKEELDWWSKYYASLAELEKQEEKEDDLEDGHDGDGAPLSMSALEAEDDEAVIEIEPPAPKRKKIATLQLYKSELENEFSQFMDWLHIFPVYKGKSSLEDEEEDESTRYMGKYKGSFLIYPIAPEDEDADCQITNGIPKNTPIKVLVRVYVVKATNLAPTDPNGKADPYVVVKVGQQQMDSKKRYIPKQLNPVFGEVFELTVSFPLETELTLYVFDHDLVGSDDLIGETRVDLENRFYSRHRAGCGLALHYDKDGYNKWRDAKKPTAILLELCRKNGIPSPEYRESEIKVLNKIFKVPNEAFPEELLKKNKKTEEDYAELDEHKALSVLQRWKEMREFCDGACPLVLEHVEVRSLLNTEKPGLPQGYVHMWIDMFPVDVPPPPPVNIKPRLPESYELRVIIWNTDDVVLDDVNPFTGEPSSDIYVKGWIKGLEDEKQETDVHFNSLTGEGNFNWRFVFHFDYLPTEKEIIYKKKESLFALEETEFRQPSVLVLQVWDYDRIGSNDFLGSIELRLSDMVRASKSSEQCSVKMAKDKAGPRFSIFRSKRMKGWWPLIKLKSQEDIEREEREAEQEKKNKKKKKKKSSKRSQMKPEDLQFVDNSGNTFLLMGKVEAEFHLVTAEEAEKNPVGKARKEPEPLDKPNRPKTSFNWFVNPLKTFVFFIWKKYKKYIIALVILVILGIFLFLILYTLPTHISQLIVNG; translated from the exons gtgGTTCATAAGAAAATCCTTGCCTTTTTGATGACCCGCATAGGAACTTTTAAGATCGACATCAGCACAGTGTATCAGCAGCCAG ATCACCGTTTCTACCAGAAATGGGCGCCACTTACTGACCCAAAAGATACCCGCTCGGGAATTAAAGGCTATGTGAAGTGCACAGTGAGTGTGGTGATGAAAGGAGACCCCATGGGCATGGTCAGCTTGGCACCAGCTGGCAGCCAGAATGATGACATTGAAAA GAACCTTCTCCTTCCAAAGAGGATGCCATCAGAACGTCCTTGGGCAAAGTTTGTCCTGAAGATCTTCAGAGCTGAAGGTCTGCCCAGCATGAACTCAGGTTTCATGGGGAAGATAATGAGAGACAAGAAGGTTTTCCTCGACCCTTATGTTCAGGTCACATTCGCTGGCCAGCTG GGGGAAACTTCAGTAGACAGCAACACTAATGCTCCTGAGTGGAATGAACAGATATCCTTCATTGAGCAATTTCCTCCTCTTGCTCGACGAATCAAAATCCAGATTCTTGATGATGCCAACATCGGAGATGTGGCTGTGGCAACACACTTCCTGGACCTTCTTCAAATCTCCAATCCCAACCGAAATG GTTTCAATCCCACCTTTGGCCCTACTTGGGTCAATCTCTACGGCTCTCCTCAAAACTCCACACTGAGAGACATCCACAGGGATCTTAATGAAGGTCTGAGTGAAGGGATCTTCTATAGGGGCAGAATATTGCTCTCACTGAGTGTGGAGGTTTATTCCTCCCCTACAGTTGTGGTGACGGAGAGTAAAGCCAATGCTAATGTGAAAAGCAAAACGAGCAGGCTTACTCTTAAACGCAAGAGTCGAAGGTCCAAGGAGAAGACGGCAGGCAAAGAAG cCACGCAGAGGCCCAGTGGGCTTGCCGAGGAGTCTGAAGATGTTGGCACTGAGGTACCAGCTGCCGTTACAGTGGAAGTGGAAGATGTCCACCCTCTTCCTGAG AATTTCACTGGAGAGAAGGATGAGTTTTTGTTGTTTGCATCCTTCTTTGAAGTGACAATGATAGATCCTTCTATTGGCTCCAAACCAGTCACCTTTGAGCTGTCTATAG GGAATTATGGGAAAACTGCAGATGTTGTAGTGAAGTCCAGAAAGAGTGGTAGTCAGGAGAATCTGGCTGAAGACAAGCAGCCGCTGTTGGAATCAGACGATGAGTTGGAGAGAGATGAACTTCTGAACCCTGGCCCTCAAGACAAATCCGTTACACCACCCAGGAGACCACAGCCCACTGAATACGACAG ATCGTTTAGTTGCATTCCCTTATTCCGAGAGAAACCATGTGTCTTCGTGTGGAGCTACTTCGAGGATCACACCTTCCGATTCCACAACAGCAATTGGTTGTCCAAGATGGCTGACCGCATG GAATATGGCATTGATGAAGTGGAGATGCTGTTGAAAAGATCAAAAATCAAGGCTAAAGAACGTTTTGTGGATGTCGTGCTGGAATTCTTTTCCACTTGCAA GCAGTACTGCAGTAACTTAGACAGGAAGAGGAATGCTCGTCAAAACATCCTGGATAAGTGCCGTGTGGGGCTCATCAAAAGGAACATT GCTTTGCTGGCCAAGCAGGCCCtgagagtgagaaagagagtGACCAGAAATACGGTTAAAGACAGACAAGCAGATCTCAAGAATATCGCAAAGAGGCTCCGCTTTTTGGCCATAGAA CCTCAGAGCACTCTGCCAGATGTGTTTTTGTGGATGCTGAGTGGAGGGAGGCGAGTGGCCTACACCAGGATTCCAGCACCCTCTGTCCTGTTCTCACTGGTGGAGGAAGAGAAGGGTAAAGACTGTGGGAAAATCACTGCTGTGTACATGAAG aCCCCTGGAGGACCAGTGGGGGAAATTTTTGCCAAACTGGAAGTATATATGTGGCTTGGTATCACAAAGTACGCAAAAAACTGTGTCACCAACCTTCCAGCAGAGTTCAGACCCATTTACGAAGAGGCAACTTCTGGTGCATCAATTCCCCGTAACATGCCTCCCACCAAATTAGCGGTGGAAG ACAGTCGTTATTTCCAGTTACGTGCTCACATTTATCAAGCGCGTGGCATTATTGCAGCCGATGACAATGGACTGTCCGACCCCTTCGCCAAGGTTGTGTTCAGCACACAGTGTCAGGTCACACGG GTGATGGAAGAAACTCTGTCCCCGACATGGTGTGAGTTACTCCTCTATGATCAGGTTCTGATGGAGGGCAGTAAGGATGAGTACAGAGAAGACCCTCCTGTGGTCATCATCAACATCTATGACTACAACAAACTA GGCAGCCCACAAGCCCTTGGTCGTGCATTTGCAAAGCCAGAGTTGAAGTTTGTGGAAGAGCCATATAAAAAACCCCAACTGCAGTTTTTTGAGATCACAAAAGGCAAGAGCAAAGCTGGTGAAATTTTGGCAGCTCTTGAGCTCATCGAGTTGGATTACTCCAGCTTCGGAGAG CCATCTCTGCCACTGGATGTTGACCCCAAGGAACCTCAGTACATGGAAGAAGAATGCTATTATATCATTCCCGAGGGAGTTCGACCTGTGCTCAGGAAATATAGAATAGAG GTGCTGTACTGGGGCCTGAGGGACCTGAAAAGAGTCAACCTGTTTGAAGTGGAGCGACCTCAAGTGAGGATTGAGTGTGCGGGCCACATGATCGAGTCTGAGGAAATTCAGAGCTACAAGCTGAATCCCAACTTCAATGATGTGGTTAAACACTTTGATGTT GAACTTCCAGAGCTCGTCTACTTGCATCCTCCTCTTACTATCTTCATAATGGAGCAGCGGGCATTCGGGAGGCTGGTCCTGGTGGGAACTCACTTGGTCCAAAACCTTGTGCAGTTTGGTCCCAGGGATCAAGAGGAGTGGAAAGACGAGGAGGAGGAGCCTGAGG AAAAGAAGCCTCCACAGAAGACCACTCCTCTAACCACGGTGATCACCATGGACTTGAGTAGACTTCCTCTGAAGCATAGCAAAATTCCTGTTAACCCATTTAACTTAGTCAAG TCTCCAatcaaaaaggcgattaaaaaAGAGGAGGAGTTAGAGGAGGAGCAACCAGAAAAGGAGGAGCTTGATTGGTGGTCTAAATATTATGCATCACTGGCTGAACTCGAAAAACAG GAGGAGAAAGAGGATGACTTGGAAGATGGACACGATGGAG ATGGAGCACCATTGAGCATGTCAGCACTAGAGGCAGAGGATGATGAGGCTGTGATTGAAATAGAGCCGCCTGCTCCAAAGAGGAAGAAAATTGCCACCTTACAG CTTTACAAGTCTGAACTTGAAAATGAATTCAGTCAGTTCATGGACTGGTTGCACATATTTCCTGTCTACAAAGGCAAATCCAGTCTGGAagatgaagaggaagatgaaagTACGAGATATATGGGTAAATATAAG GGATCGTTTCTGATATACCCCATCGCACCCGAAGATGAGGATGCAGACTGTCAGATCACTAATGGAATTCCCAAAAATACACCCATCAAAGTCCTTGTGAGGGTATATGTAGTAAAA GCAACCAATCTGGCACCCACAGACCCGAATGGAAAGGCAGACCCCTATGTGGTGGTAAAAGTTGGCCAGCAGCAAATGGACAGCAAAAAGCGCTACATTCCCAAACAACTGAACCCAGTGTTTGGAGA AGTGTTTGAATTGACCGTGTCCTTCCCCCTGGAGACAGAGCTCACGCTGTATGTGTTTGACCATGACCTTGTTGGCTCTGATGACCTGATTGGTGAGACCCGCGTGGACCTGGAGAACCGTTTCTACAGCCGCCATCGCGCTGGTTGTGGCCTGGCTCTTCATTATGATAA GGATGGCTATAATAAATGGAGAGATGCCAAGAAACCCACTGCGATATTATTGGAGCTCTGCCGCAAAAATGGGATTCCATCTCCAGAGTACCGAGAGTCTGAAATTAAAGTTCTCAACAAGATCTTCAAAGTTCCCAATGAGGCTTTTCCAGAAG AGTTGctgaagaagaataagaagactGAGGAAGACTATGCAGAGCTGGATGAGCATAAAGCTCTGAGTGTCCTGCAGCGCTGGAAGGAGATGAGAGAGTTCTGTGATGGAGCATGTCCTCTGGTTCTTGAGCATGTGGAGGTCCGCTCACTGCTTAACACCGAAAAGCCAGGCCTCCCTCAG GGTTATGTTCACATGTGGATTGACATGTTTCCTGTGGATGTACCTCCACCACCACCTGTTAATATCAAACCTAGACTTCCAGAGAG TTATGAGCTGCGTGTGATCATCTGGAATACTGATGATGTCGTACTGGATGATGTCAATCCGTTCACTGGAGAGCCATCAAGTGACATCTATGTTAAAGG ATGGATTAAAGGTCTGGAAGATGAGAAACAGGAGACGGACGTGCATTTTAATTCCCTCACTGGTGAAGGCAACTTCAATTGGCGCTTTGTCTTTCACTTTGACTATCTTCCTACTGAGAAGGAGATTATCTACAAGAAGAAGGAGTCCCTCTTCGCCCTTGAGGAGACTGAATTCCGCCAACCGTCTGTTCTGGTGCTGCAGGTCTGGGATTATGACCGCATCGGTTCCAATGACTTCTTGG GATCCATAGAGTTGCGTCTCAGCGATATGGTCCGTGCATCAAAATCATCCGAGCAATGCAGCGTCAAGATGGCCAAAGACAAAGCTGGCCCTCGCTTCTCCATCTTCCGCAGCAAGAGGATGAAGGGCTGGTGGCCGCTTATCAAACTGAAGAGCCAAGAGGACAttgagagagaggagagggaggcagaacaagagaagaaaaacaagaagaagaagaaaaagaagtcTAGCAAGCGTAGCCAAATGAAACCAGAAGATCTGCAGTTTGTGGACAACAGTGGAAACACCTTCCTTCTAATG GGTAAAGTAGAAGCAGAGTTCCACCTAGTGACAGCTGAAGAAGCCGAGAAGAACCCTGTGGGAAAAGCACGCAAAGAACCCGAACCTCTGGACAAACCAAA CCGCCCCAAGACATCCTTCAACTGGTTTGTGAACCCCTTGAAAACCTTTGTGTTCTTTATCTGGAAGAAGTACAAGAAGTACATCATTGCTTTGGTCATTTTGGTTATCCTGGGGatcttcctcttcctcatcctctACACCCTGCCTACACACATCAGCCAGCTTATTGTCAATGGATGA